The Acidobacteriota bacterium DNA segment CTTCCTGCGCCATTTTGTCTGAAAAGTGCACGTAGGTGAAAACCTCCGGGATGTGCGAATCATAGAAGCCGTGCTTGTTCCATGTCCAGCCGGGACTCACTTCGAGGCGCTCGCCTTTTTTGTTTACCTGCTGGAAGCGGGAGCAATCAATGCGCCAAATGTCTCCGTCCCTGGGCGGCAATTGGCGGCCGTCGGCCAGCAGCTTAAGTCCTTTCCACGGAAACGCCAGTTCCACCGTCCAGCCTTTGTCCACGTCATCGCGCTTGTTCAGCGTGCCGTCCACGTGCACGGCGTGCTTAAGGCCGGGATAATCCCAGTCGAGAAATCCGTAGCGCCAGCCGCGCGGATGAATGTGCCCGCCGATGCCATCAATCTCCATGATTTTGTGCCGGGTCGGGTCCCATTCCGGCTTGGCATGGAATTTCCCTCCCGGCTTCAGTTGATCTTTCCAGATCCAGAAAACCTCGTAGATGGTGTTAAGCGCATTGATCTCAAACTCGTAATAAGCATCCTCGCCGGCGATGAAGACTTCCATATCATTGTCTTCGTAAATCTTCGAGTCGCGCTCGGTCAGCGTGGCCCAAACGTCCGGCTCTTCGGCGCGGAAGCCGAAATAGAGGTTCTGGTCGTCCCATAAGATCGCCACACGCGTGTCAAACCACGCCGGCTTGCCCGTCACAATGTCCACAAAAGCGCTCGAACGCGGCGCCATCGCCCACGAAGGCTCGTCCAGCCTTCCATCCACCGTGATCGGCCCCGCCGCCCGGTAAGCCGTGTAATGCGCCAGCTTTTCGCCTGATTCACTTTCCATCGCTGTCTCCCTCCGTTGCCAGATTCAGAATTCGTTCGCAGGCCCACCCAACGCGTTTTCCGATTTGTGGCAAGGGCGTCCCGCCCGCGCTTCGCCTGTTTAGCCTCGCGGAATGCACCTCTGCCCCGCTTCCCGTTCCGCATCGCAACCGAAGATTCTATCAGTTCGACGCTTGCTGCCGAAAATATCCATTGCGCCGCCCGCAGGTCGAGCCAACACCTGCAGGTCCAAGCCATGCCCCGCGGCGCGTCGGCTTGTGAAGCGACACTGACCAGGT contains these protein-coding regions:
- a CDS encoding polyhydroxyalkanoate depolymerase, with translation MESESGEKLAHYTAYRAAGPITVDGRLDEPSWAMAPRSSAFVDIVTGKPAWFDTRVAILWDDQNLYFGFRAEEPDVWATLTERDSKIYEDNDMEVFIAGEDAYYEFEINALNTIYEVFWIWKDQLKPGGKFHAKPEWDPTRHKIMEIDGIGGHIHPRGWRYGFLDWDYPGLKHAVHVDGTLNKRDDVDKGWTVELAFPWKGLKLLADGRQLPPRDGDIWRIDCSRFQQVNKKGERLEVSPGWTWNKHGFYDSHIPEVFTYVHFSDKMAQEGLK